One Bacteriovorax sp. PP10 DNA segment encodes these proteins:
- a CDS encoding DedA family protein, which yields MEIFDPLLKIATDPLAFFQFFGYLGLAAILFAEVGLFGFFLPGDSLLLTLGLISAKGDIDIKILIPSLLVATILGDHFSYFLGRKFADWTKKNMNKILLEEKHLDMAHTFYLKHGGKTILFCKFIAFVRTFAPFIAGTSKMSYLKFTLYEVAGAVLWVVGIVGGAHYLGKTVDFDITAYFHYFVILLIILLISPFFLKFFKNKR from the coding sequence ATGGAAATCTTTGATCCTCTTTTAAAAATTGCGACTGATCCACTCGCTTTTTTTCAATTTTTTGGCTACTTAGGCCTTGCTGCAATTTTGTTTGCAGAAGTTGGGTTATTTGGATTTTTTCTTCCAGGGGATTCACTGCTTCTAACTCTTGGATTGATCTCGGCAAAAGGCGATATCGATATCAAAATCCTGATCCCATCTTTACTGGTGGCCACTATTCTAGGTGATCATTTTAGTTATTTTCTAGGCCGCAAATTTGCTGACTGGACCAAGAAGAATATGAATAAAATTCTTTTAGAGGAAAAGCATCTTGATATGGCCCACACCTTTTATTTAAAGCATGGTGGAAAGACTATTTTATTTTGTAAGTTTATTGCCTTCGTTAGAACGTTCGCACCTTTCATTGCTGGTACAAGTAAAATGAGTTATCTCAAGTTTACTTTATACGAAGTGGCCGGAGCAGTACTATGGGTGGTTGGAATCGTCGGTGGGGCCCATTACCTTGGTAAAACAGTCGACTTTGACATCACTGCTTATTTTCACTATTTTGTCATACTGTTGATTATTTTGCTCATTTCTCCATTTTTTTTAAAATTCTTCAAGAATAAGCGATAA
- a CDS encoding KamA family radical SAM protein has product MKTIKKDLTLTLKDGAHREFRTDDFWRTIPAWKDVSKEEFSDHMWQMKNSIKKVEQVKTVLAELCTEEFYQDMLDGQHKTPMNIRITPYVFALIDWKDPVNDPLRKQFLPIGSQFLPDHPYYEADSLHEDVDSPVPGLTHRYYDKVLFLPTTICPVYCSYCTRSRLIGGSTETVEKETYGVNTARMEAAFEYIRNTPQVEDVVISGGDAFMLTSKQLTYIGESLLNIPHIRRIRFATKGIAIYPQKITSDHEWFNALCGVHQMGKDMGKSVVVHTHFSSPKEITIYSKMAMDRLFAAGIIVRNQAVLQEGVNDSINDMVLLIRQMEYMNVQPYYVYIHDMVPGCEHFRTTIAESVALEKAMRGTTAGFNTPTFVCDAPGGGGKRHIASYEYYDEENGISVWTAPNVKPGEVFFYFDPIRKLSPEAQARWADPMMREKMIADAKAKAGF; this is encoded by the coding sequence ATGAAGACTATTAAGAAAGATTTAACCCTGACCCTCAAAGATGGTGCTCATCGTGAATTCCGAACTGATGACTTCTGGAGAACAATTCCTGCATGGAAAGATGTCTCTAAAGAAGAGTTCAGCGATCACATGTGGCAGATGAAAAATTCAATTAAAAAAGTAGAACAAGTTAAAACTGTTCTTGCTGAACTATGTACTGAAGAATTTTACCAGGACATGCTGGACGGACAACATAAGACGCCGATGAACATCAGGATCACTCCTTATGTATTCGCACTAATTGACTGGAAAGATCCGGTCAACGATCCACTTAGAAAACAATTCCTTCCGATTGGATCACAATTCCTACCGGATCATCCTTACTATGAAGCTGATTCACTTCACGAAGATGTGGATTCACCGGTTCCAGGTCTGACTCACAGATACTATGACAAAGTTTTATTCTTACCGACGACTATCTGTCCGGTTTACTGTTCATACTGTACGCGCTCACGCCTTATTGGTGGATCGACTGAGACAGTTGAAAAAGAAACTTACGGTGTTAACACGGCAAGAATGGAAGCGGCGTTTGAATACATCAGAAACACTCCTCAAGTTGAAGACGTGGTTATCTCTGGTGGTGATGCTTTCATGCTTACATCAAAACAATTAACTTATATCGGGGAAAGTTTATTAAACATCCCACATATCAGACGTATTCGTTTTGCCACGAAAGGGATTGCGATCTATCCACAAAAAATTACTTCAGACCATGAATGGTTCAACGCTCTATGCGGTGTTCATCAAATGGGGAAAGATATGGGGAAATCAGTAGTGGTTCACACTCACTTTTCTTCACCAAAAGAAATTACCATTTACTCTAAGATGGCGATGGATAGATTATTTGCTGCCGGAATTATCGTAAGAAACCAAGCGGTTCTTCAAGAAGGTGTTAACGACAGTATCAACGACATGGTTCTTCTGATCCGTCAGATGGAGTACATGAACGTTCAACCATACTACGTTTATATCCACGATATGGTTCCAGGGTGCGAGCACTTTAGAACAACTATCGCTGAATCAGTAGCTCTTGAAAAAGCAATGCGTGGGACGACTGCCGGATTCAACACACCAACTTTCGTGTGTGATGCTCCAGGTGGTGGTGGTAAACGCCATATCGCTTCTTACGAATACTATGATGAAGAAAACGGGATTTCAGTTTGGACAGCACCAAACGTAAAACCGGGCGAAGTCTTTTTCTACTTCGATCCAATCAGAAAGCTATCACCGGAAGCTCAAGCTCGTTGGGCCGATCCAATGATGCGTGAAAAGATGATCGCCGACGCTAAAGCAAAAGCAGGATTTTAA
- a CDS encoding M14 family zinc carboxypeptidase has protein sequence MFKELTEVAKLIDSIELCSPEVKALIRPEVLTHIEYQNESLPIHAFVIGSTDKSAPTMGLFGGVHGLERVGTHVLLGFLKSFFIQLEWDKGLQESLKHYRIVAIPLINPVGMKYHKRSNGNGVDLMRNSPIEAGKGKFYQIYRGHRISNKLPWYRGSQTLEKEFQAVESFVKREMFPAKISMGLDFHSGFGLKDRLWFPYAKSSDPFLFKDVVERAVNLYETTHPHHIYKIEQQSDSYTTHGDMWDYMFEESRRLHPDNIFIPWTLEMGSWSWLKKNPIQLFSRQGFFNPVVEHRFQRTMRRHYILIEFITRLMQNTTTWTTKS, from the coding sequence ATGTTCAAAGAACTAACAGAAGTAGCAAAGCTCATAGACTCAATTGAGCTTTGCTCTCCTGAAGTTAAGGCCCTTATCCGGCCAGAAGTGCTCACCCATATTGAGTACCAAAACGAATCACTTCCCATTCATGCTTTTGTTATTGGATCTACCGATAAGTCGGCCCCTACAATGGGTTTATTCGGTGGAGTCCATGGTTTAGAGCGCGTGGGAACTCATGTTCTCCTGGGATTTCTTAAAAGTTTTTTCATTCAATTAGAATGGGATAAAGGACTGCAGGAATCATTAAAACATTACCGCATCGTCGCTATTCCTTTAATTAATCCAGTCGGGATGAAGTATCACAAACGATCTAACGGCAACGGCGTGGACCTGATGAGAAACTCTCCGATAGAAGCTGGCAAAGGAAAGTTCTATCAAATTTATCGCGGTCACAGAATCAGCAATAAACTTCCTTGGTATAGAGGATCACAGACGCTGGAAAAAGAATTCCAGGCGGTCGAGTCCTTTGTAAAAAGAGAAATGTTTCCGGCGAAGATTTCAATGGGGCTAGATTTTCATTCAGGCTTTGGCCTGAAAGATCGTCTTTGGTTTCCTTACGCTAAAAGTAGTGACCCCTTTTTATTTAAAGACGTCGTTGAGCGCGCCGTAAATCTTTACGAGACAACTCACCCTCATCATATTTATAAAATTGAGCAGCAATCAGACTCCTATACCACTCACGGTGATATGTGGGACTACATGTTTGAAGAATCAAGACGCCTTCATCCCGACAATATCTTCATCCCATGGACATTGGAAATGGGGTCGTGGAGTTGGCTTAAGAAAAATCCTATTCAGTTATTTTCCAGACAAGGATTTTTTAATCCGGTGGTAGAGCATAGATTCCAAAGAACGATGAGAAGGCATTATATCTTGATTGAATTCATCACCAGACTAATGCAAAACACGACAACATGGACGACTAAATCATGA
- a CDS encoding alpha/beta fold hydrolase — MRALFLRGLTREIRHWDGLPEKFQALTGIPVITLDLPGAGENAALTSPTNINHYVEFLRKHLPKGGPITLIGISMGGMIALRWAELYPGEVHKVFTINSSANNLSTANERFNLSHWRVLLKVLMTSDLENKEKLILSITTNLITDQKKEELGKYFKQVQLEHPVSKRSSLNQLFAGRSFQVFRKSEVPTHVIYSLGDRLVHSSCSKKLAEVLKAQVHIHPDAGHDIPLDAPEWLLSVLANNI; from the coding sequence ATGAGAGCACTTTTCTTAAGAGGACTCACTAGAGAAATCCGCCATTGGGATGGACTGCCGGAAAAATTTCAGGCCTTAACCGGAATACCGGTTATTACTTTAGATTTGCCTGGAGCAGGTGAGAATGCTGCTCTCACGTCCCCTACAAACATCAATCACTATGTTGAATTTTTACGTAAGCATTTACCTAAAGGGGGGCCGATCACTTTAATCGGTATCTCAATGGGCGGAATGATCGCTCTTCGCTGGGCCGAATTGTACCCTGGTGAAGTCCATAAAGTTTTTACGATTAATTCTTCTGCCAACAATCTCTCAACAGCTAATGAGCGCTTCAATTTAAGTCACTGGAGAGTCTTGCTAAAAGTTTTGATGACTAGTGACCTTGAAAACAAAGAAAAGCTTATTTTAAGTATTACGACGAATCTCATTACTGATCAAAAAAAAGAAGAATTAGGAAAGTACTTTAAACAAGTCCAACTCGAGCACCCGGTTTCTAAAAGATCGAGTTTAAATCAACTCTTTGCCGGACGCAGTTTTCAGGTATTCAGAAAATCCGAAGTACCCACTCATGTGATTTATTCCTTGGGAGACCGCTTAGTCCATTCAAGTTGCTCAAAAAAGCTCGCCGAGGTTCTTAAGGCACAAGTACATATCCATCCAGACGCTGGCCACGATATCCCACTGGACGCTCCAGAATGGCTTTTATCGGTTTTGGCGAACAATATTTAA
- the htpX gene encoding protease HtpX — protein MKRIFIFMAVSLLISITISTIMSVLGIGHYISQGGIQYGTLMAFCLLWGIGGSLIGLCLSKMLAKWTMGVQIVTLEGPHRNIVEKVHRLSRRAGLTEMPEVGIYQSPDVNAFATGRSRNSSLVAVSTGLLTRMDDAEVEGVLAHEVAHIANGDMVTMALVQGVVNAFVMFLSRIIAFAISQAMRSDDRDEPQSPWANMLITMALDVVIGFLAMPIIAWFSRYREFRADKGGADLAGREKMIAALESLQRAYPQLAEGKNEAEPNFRSMQISSKGSFMALFSTHPPLDVRIAALKKAM, from the coding sequence ATGAAGCGAATTTTTATTTTCATGGCCGTATCGCTACTTATTTCAATTACGATTAGTACCATCATGTCTGTTCTTGGTATCGGACACTATATCTCTCAAGGCGGAATCCAGTACGGAACCCTTATGGCGTTTTGTTTACTTTGGGGTATCGGTGGTTCACTTATCGGTTTATGCCTTTCAAAGATGCTTGCTAAATGGACAATGGGAGTTCAGATCGTAACTCTTGAAGGCCCACACAGAAACATCGTTGAAAAAGTTCACCGTCTATCAAGACGTGCTGGTTTAACAGAAATGCCGGAAGTTGGTATTTATCAGTCTCCGGATGTAAACGCATTCGCGACAGGTAGATCAAGAAACAGCTCATTGGTTGCTGTCTCAACTGGTCTTTTAACTCGTATGGATGATGCTGAAGTTGAAGGAGTCTTAGCTCACGAAGTGGCCCACATTGCCAACGGAGACATGGTTACGATGGCCTTGGTTCAAGGTGTAGTAAACGCTTTCGTTATGTTCCTATCTAGAATTATTGCTTTCGCTATTTCTCAAGCAATGAGAAGCGACGATAGAGATGAGCCGCAAAGCCCATGGGCCAATATGCTTATCACTATGGCCTTAGATGTTGTCATCGGATTCTTAGCAATGCCAATCATCGCATGGTTTTCTCGTTACAGAGAGTTCCGTGCAGATAAAGGCGGAGCAGATCTTGCTGGACGAGAAAAAATGATTGCTGCACTTGAGTCTCTTCAGAGAGCTTACCCACAATTAGCGGAAGGTAAGAATGAAGCAGAACCAAATTTCCGTTCGATGCAAATTTCATCAAAGGGAAGTTTCATGGCATTGTTTTCAACTCACCCGCCATTAGACGTGAGAATTGCTGCCCTTAAAAAAGCTATGTAA
- a CDS encoding NAD(P)H-dependent flavin oxidoreductase, giving the protein MNNPITKLFNVKYPIVQGGMVWVSGAKLAAAVSNSGGLGLIGAGSMKPDLLRTHIIKAQGLTNKPFGVNVPLLYPGAQEQIELALNLGVKIFFTSAGSPKKFTNFLKDKGATVVHVTSSPELAVKCADAGVDAIVAEGFEAGGHNGREEITTLTLIPQVRSAVKIPLIAAGGIASGSAIAAVLALGADGVQLGTRFLMTRESSAHDNFKKLALNALPHSTQMAMRSTVPVRLLSNQFALEIKQIENQYMGDELKTKLDEHLGKYRAMNGMLNGDVDQGELEVGQIVSLIKDIPSVEEVMKELVSDYQKTLSRLPVSL; this is encoded by the coding sequence ATGAATAATCCCATCACAAAACTTTTTAATGTTAAATACCCTATCGTTCAAGGTGGTATGGTTTGGGTGTCTGGTGCAAAACTGGCGGCCGCTGTATCAAACTCAGGTGGCCTGGGTTTAATTGGTGCAGGCTCTATGAAGCCTGATCTTCTACGCACTCACATTATTAAGGCACAGGGGCTAACGAATAAACCTTTTGGTGTGAATGTTCCGCTACTCTATCCTGGCGCTCAAGAGCAAATTGAATTAGCGCTTAATCTTGGAGTGAAAATCTTTTTTACTTCGGCCGGATCTCCTAAGAAATTTACAAATTTTTTAAAAGATAAAGGGGCCACTGTCGTTCACGTAACTTCTTCGCCCGAACTTGCCGTTAAATGTGCTGATGCCGGCGTGGATGCTATTGTTGCTGAAGGCTTTGAAGCTGGTGGCCATAATGGGCGCGAAGAAATCACAACACTCACTTTAATCCCCCAAGTAAGATCTGCTGTAAAAATCCCGTTGATCGCTGCCGGTGGAATCGCTTCTGGAAGCGCTATTGCCGCTGTCCTTGCTCTTGGTGCCGACGGTGTTCAATTAGGCACGCGCTTTCTTATGACCCGTGAATCAAGCGCTCACGACAACTTTAAGAAGCTTGCTTTAAACGCACTTCCTCACTCAACTCAAATGGCGATGAGAAGCACTGTTCCCGTCAGGCTTTTATCAAATCAATTTGCTCTTGAAATCAAACAAATTGAAAATCAGTACATGGGCGATGAACTCAAAACAAAACTAGATGAGCATCTTGGAAAGTATCGTGCGATGAATGGAATGCTTAATGGTGATGTTGATCAAGGGGAATTAGAAGTTGGTCAGATTGTCAGTTTGATTAAAGATATTCCGTCTGTCGAAGAAGTCATGAAAGAGTTAGTTAGCGATTACCAAAAAACTCTCTCACGACTACCTGTCAGTTTGTAA
- a CDS encoding sensor histidine kinase codes for MLTYLHDIRNKLTLISGHTAILSKKYGEEDFHAIRTNLIRINEIINDAYKFMQEGYEECKLSFTSIEFIRQMDLLTETISFLYPIEVINETRDYKPKSDFSIDFNINLVFQVIENAIDNSLKAKSTKLIIRLLETGNHCVFEIVDNGMEKKQTENSFEEISIIPHGIGKAIMNDNMKKVNGKIEWGRRIDNSGMIVRLYFPKKA; via the coding sequence ATGCTTACTTATTTGCATGATATCCGCAATAAGCTAACACTTATTTCAGGCCATACGGCCATTCTTTCCAAGAAATATGGAGAGGAGGATTTTCACGCGATCAGAACAAACCTCATTCGCATTAATGAAATCATCAATGACGCCTACAAATTTATGCAGGAAGGATACGAAGAGTGCAAACTCTCCTTCACTTCGATTGAATTTATCCGCCAAATGGATTTATTAACAGAAACGATCAGCTTTCTTTATCCTATCGAAGTCATCAACGAAACACGCGACTACAAACCGAAATCTGACTTTAGTATTGATTTCAATATCAATTTAGTTTTTCAGGTGATCGAAAATGCCATCGACAATTCCCTTAAAGCAAAGTCGACAAAATTAATTATCAGACTCCTTGAAACCGGTAACCATTGTGTTTTTGAAATCGTTGATAACGGCATGGAAAAAAAACAAACTGAAAACAGTTTTGAAGAAATCTCTATTATCCCGCACGGTATTGGCAAAGCAATTATGAATGACAACATGAAGAAGGTTAACGGGAAGATCGAATGGGGCCGTCGCATTGATAACTCAGGCATGATTGTCAGATTATACTTTCCTAAAAAAGCTTAA